One window of Streptomyces sp. SUK 48 genomic DNA carries:
- a CDS encoding alpha/beta hydrolase, whose amino-acid sequence MPYFTTRDGTRLHYDDWGEGRPVVLLGAAMADARMWEFQAPFLAGNGLRCVTYDRRGSGRSDKPWTGYDYDTLAGDLADLLDHLDLRDTVLVGYAVGGGECVRYLSRYGDTRVTGLALVASTTPYLLRDSDNPDGLDLALFDQIEQAIKADRAAWLSELTWPFFAGAAPDPENLPISPQLAKWLIEMCLNTSPRAGIEIYRTLLTTDQRAETAAVRTPTLVIHGTADLAAPYPLCAPRTTGLIPDSRLITYEGAAHGLFATHADRLNADLLAFVKE is encoded by the coding sequence ATGCCGTACTTCACCACCCGGGACGGAACCCGGCTGCACTACGACGACTGGGGCGAGGGACGCCCCGTCGTCCTGCTCGGCGCCGCCATGGCGGACGCGCGCATGTGGGAGTTCCAGGCCCCGTTCCTCGCCGGGAACGGACTGCGCTGCGTCACCTACGACCGGCGCGGCAGCGGCCGTTCGGACAAGCCCTGGACCGGATACGACTACGACACCCTCGCCGGCGACCTCGCCGACCTGCTCGACCACCTCGACCTGAGGGACACCGTGCTGGTCGGCTACGCGGTCGGCGGCGGGGAGTGCGTGCGCTACCTGTCCCGGTACGGCGACACACGGGTCACGGGCCTCGCCCTGGTCGCCTCGACCACCCCCTACCTGCTGCGCGACTCCGACAACCCCGACGGGCTCGACCTCGCCCTCTTCGACCAGATCGAGCAGGCCATCAAGGCCGACCGGGCCGCCTGGCTGTCCGAGCTGACCTGGCCGTTCTTCGCGGGCGCCGCACCCGACCCGGAGAACCTGCCGATCTCCCCGCAGCTGGCGAAGTGGCTGATCGAGATGTGCCTGAACACCTCGCCGAGAGCCGGCATCGAGATCTACCGCACGCTGCTCACCACCGACCAGCGCGCGGAGACGGCCGCGGTGCGGACCCCCACCCTGGTGATCCACGGGACCGCCGACCTGGCCGCCCCGTACCCGCTGTGCGCCCCGCGCACCACCGGGCTGATCCCGGACAGCAGGCTCATCACCTACGAGGGCGCCGCGCACGGCCTCTTCGCCACCCACGCGGACCGCCTCAACGCCGATCTGCTGGCCTTCGTCAAGGAGTGA
- a CDS encoding MFS transporter yields MTQELTPDIAAEGRERTASDGAAAPSPGALAVVLIGTFITVLDFFIANVAVPAIKSDLHATAAQAQLIIVGYGVAFTSGLITGGRLGDLYGRRRLFALGMVLFMITSAACSFAPTVTFLGVARILQGGSAALMVPQVLGIISTVYTGAARDRAFTVYGLVIGLAGVFGQFIGGALISVDVAGLSWRTIFLINVPLCLVSLAMTRRTIPESRGQGGTRLDLLGALLITVALGLIVFALLEGQERHWPAWVWESLAVAAVLLAVTVWHLRRRSAAGRGPLIEPGMFRSRLFSVGLLATVAYFLAMGSFFFTLALYLQLGRGMSPLESGSMFLALGVGYFGASIVSARFAASVNARRVAAGPLILAIGYTAIALTAWDLKLDGSALWLLPMLLVAGLGMGLTTGPLTNLVLGGAVPEHAAAASGLLNTAQEGGAAVGVAIAGAVFFPALARAGGKADAYPHAFTVTLIPLVCLGLLASLLVLSAPGRAARS; encoded by the coding sequence ATGACTCAGGAGTTAACTCCGGACATCGCGGCGGAGGGGCGCGAGCGGACGGCCTCCGACGGTGCCGCGGCCCCCTCGCCGGGCGCCCTGGCGGTGGTCCTCATCGGCACGTTCATCACCGTGCTCGACTTCTTCATCGCCAACGTGGCCGTCCCGGCCATCAAATCCGACCTGCACGCCACCGCCGCCCAGGCCCAGCTGATCATCGTCGGCTACGGCGTCGCCTTCACCTCGGGCCTGATCACCGGCGGCCGGCTCGGCGACCTCTACGGCCGGCGCCGGCTGTTCGCCCTCGGCATGGTGCTCTTCATGATCACCTCGGCCGCGTGCAGCTTCGCCCCCACGGTGACCTTCCTCGGAGTCGCCCGGATCCTCCAGGGCGGCTCCGCCGCGCTGATGGTCCCGCAGGTCCTCGGCATCATCAGCACCGTCTACACCGGCGCCGCCCGCGACCGTGCCTTCACCGTCTACGGCCTGGTCATCGGACTCGCCGGTGTCTTCGGCCAGTTCATCGGCGGCGCGCTGATCTCCGTCGACGTGGCGGGGCTCAGCTGGCGCACGATCTTCCTGATCAACGTGCCGCTGTGCCTGGTCTCCCTGGCCATGACCCGCCGTACCATCCCCGAGTCCCGGGGCCAGGGCGGCACCCGGCTGGACCTGCTCGGCGCCCTGCTGATCACCGTCGCCCTCGGCCTCATCGTGTTCGCGCTCCTGGAGGGCCAGGAGCGGCACTGGCCGGCGTGGGTGTGGGAGTCGCTGGCCGTCGCGGCCGTGCTGCTCGCCGTCACCGTCTGGCATCTGCGCCGCCGGTCCGCCGCCGGGCGCGGCCCGCTGATCGAGCCGGGCATGTTCCGCTCCCGGCTGTTCTCGGTGGGCCTGCTCGCCACGGTCGCCTACTTCCTGGCCATGGGCTCGTTCTTCTTCACCCTCGCCCTCTACCTCCAACTGGGCCGGGGCATGAGCCCGCTGGAGTCCGGCTCGATGTTCCTGGCGCTGGGCGTCGGCTACTTCGGCGCCTCCATCGTCTCGGCCCGGTTCGCCGCCTCGGTCAACGCCCGCCGGGTCGCGGCCGGTCCGCTGATCCTCGCCATCGGCTACACCGCCATCGCGCTCACCGCCTGGGACCTGAAGCTGGACGGTTCCGCGCTCTGGCTGCTGCCGATGCTGCTCGTCGCTGGGCTCGGCATGGGCCTGACCACCGGGCCGCTGACCAACCTGGTGCTCGGCGGCGCGGTCCCCGAGCACGCGGCCGCGGCCTCCGGACTGCTGAACACCGCGCAGGAGGGCGGCGCCGCCGTCGGCGTGGCCATCGCCGGCGCCGTCTTCTTCCCGGCCCTGGCCCGCGCGGGCGGCAAGGCGGACGCCTACCCGCACGCCTTCACCGTCACCCTGATCCCGCTCGTTTGCCTGGGCCTGCTCGCCTCGCTGCTCGTGCTGTCGGCCCCCGGCCGCGCCGCCCGGAGCTGA
- a CDS encoding cytochrome P450, with translation MSLADHADILDWPFARAEDGSPPPILAELRQAPPRVVRIPAGAAESRLGWLVTRYADVRQALADPRLSADETLPGAPVRIQVPPGGNPSSFLRLDDPEHARLRGMIQTEFTARRVKRLREPVQRLVDELLDELAAQPQPADLHAVFSRALPTLVIARLLGVPEEDSPFFIEKTRVTISQEDPAVSQAAFVEMSEYLAKLALRKLTEPGDDLMSRLAVRHHATGAITLDELVGIARLVLVAGHETTTNQIALNILALLRDDDLRARVAADDGALIPNFVEESLRYWSISQDAMVRLALEDMELGGARLEKGDAVVISVPAGNHDETVFACPHRIDPERDTSGHLQWGFGPHYCQGAPLARLEMDLALRTLLRRFPNLRLAADPRTLFRRGTVFHGVTRLPVTW, from the coding sequence ATGTCGCTCGCCGACCACGCCGACATACTGGACTGGCCCTTCGCCCGGGCCGAGGACGGCAGCCCGCCGCCCATCCTCGCCGAACTGCGCCAGGCGCCCCCGCGCGTGGTGCGCATCCCGGCCGGCGCGGCCGAGTCCCGGCTGGGCTGGCTCGTGACCCGGTACGCCGATGTGCGCCAGGCGCTCGCCGACCCCCGGCTCAGCGCCGACGAGACGTTACCGGGTGCCCCCGTGCGCATCCAGGTGCCGCCCGGCGGCAACCCCAGCTCCTTCCTGCGCCTGGACGACCCGGAGCACGCCCGGCTGCGCGGCATGATCCAGACCGAGTTCACCGCCCGCCGGGTCAAGCGGCTGCGCGAGCCCGTGCAGCGCCTGGTGGACGAGCTGCTGGACGAGCTGGCCGCCCAGCCCCAGCCCGCCGATCTGCACGCCGTCTTCTCCCGGGCGCTGCCCACCCTCGTGATCGCGCGCCTGCTGGGCGTCCCCGAGGAGGACTCGCCGTTCTTCATCGAGAAGACCCGCGTCACCATCTCCCAGGAGGACCCGGCCGTCTCCCAGGCCGCGTTCGTGGAGATGTCCGAGTACCTCGCCAAGCTGGCGCTGCGCAAGCTCACCGAGCCCGGCGACGACCTGATGAGCCGGCTCGCCGTGCGCCACCACGCCACCGGCGCCATCACCCTGGACGAACTCGTCGGCATCGCCCGCCTGGTCCTGGTCGCGGGCCACGAGACCACGACCAACCAGATCGCCCTGAACATCCTCGCCCTGCTGCGCGACGACGACCTGCGCGCCCGGGTCGCCGCCGACGACGGTGCGCTGATCCCCAACTTCGTCGAGGAGTCGCTGCGTTACTGGTCGATCTCCCAGGACGCCATGGTCCGCCTGGCCCTCGAGGACATGGAACTGGGCGGTGCGCGCCTGGAGAAGGGCGACGCCGTGGTGATCTCGGTGCCCGCCGGCAACCACGACGAGACCGTCTTCGCCTGTCCGCACCGCATCGACCCCGAGCGCGACACCAGCGGCCACCTCCAGTGGGGCTTCGGCCCGCACTACTGCCAGGGCGCCCCGCTGGCCCGCCTCGAAATGGACCTGGCGCTGCGCACGCTGCTGCGCCGCTTCCCGAACCTCCGCCTCGCCGCCGATCCGCGCACGCTGTTCCGCCGGGGCACCGTTTTCCACGGGGTGACCCGTCTCCCCGTGACCTGGTGA
- a CDS encoding cytochrome P450, whose translation MSACDQHQLAEWPMPRTCPYAPPDAYRDLREDAPTRVRIRGGDAWLVTRHADVRQVLNDNRFSADDQQPGFPIRIQLPPEPGVMSFSRMDDPEHGRLRRMALTEFTARRTRALRPEVELLVDRLLDELERRPRPVDLVTEFAVRLPALVIARMLGVPEQDEADFTEQSRVVLSQEAGPEETYAAFVTMTRLLDRLVTERTADPRDDLISRLATRYVASGELTHDELVSMARFFLVAGHETTAHQIGLSVLSLLRDPGQLSELRADPVLFKPAVEELLRYWSISQDNQVRVAVGDIELGGARIRKGEGIVLAIPAANHDESVYPGAERLDIHRDAAGHLAFGFGPHLCPGASLARMELEVCLSRLFARFPALRLAVPVEDVRFRQNTLVYGLEELPVTW comes from the coding sequence ATGTCCGCCTGCGACCAGCACCAACTCGCCGAGTGGCCGATGCCCCGCACCTGCCCCTACGCGCCGCCGGACGCCTACCGCGACCTGCGCGAGGACGCGCCCACGCGAGTGCGCATCCGCGGCGGCGACGCCTGGCTGGTCACCCGGCACGCGGACGTGCGCCAGGTGCTCAACGACAACCGGTTCAGCGCCGACGACCAGCAGCCCGGCTTCCCCATCCGGATCCAGCTGCCGCCGGAGCCCGGAGTGATGTCTTTCAGTCGCATGGACGACCCCGAGCATGGCCGGCTGCGCCGGATGGCGCTGACCGAGTTCACCGCCCGCCGTACCCGCGCCCTGCGGCCCGAGGTGGAACTCCTCGTCGACCGTCTGCTCGACGAGCTGGAGCGCAGACCCAGACCCGTCGACCTCGTGACCGAGTTCGCCGTCCGCCTACCCGCGCTGGTCATCGCCCGCATGCTCGGCGTGCCCGAGCAGGACGAGGCCGACTTCACCGAGCAGAGCCGCGTCGTGCTGTCCCAGGAGGCCGGCCCCGAGGAGACCTACGCCGCCTTCGTCACCATGACCCGCCTGCTCGACCGGCTGGTGACCGAGCGCACCGCCGACCCGCGCGACGACCTCATCAGCCGCCTCGCCACCCGCTATGTGGCGAGCGGCGAGCTGACCCACGACGAACTCGTGTCCATGGCCCGCTTCTTCCTCGTCGCCGGGCACGAGACCACGGCCCACCAGATCGGTCTCAGCGTGCTCAGCCTGCTGCGCGACCCCGGTCAGCTGTCCGAACTCCGCGCCGATCCCGTCCTGTTCAAGCCCGCCGTCGAGGAACTCCTGCGCTACTGGTCCATCTCGCAGGACAACCAGGTGAGAGTGGCGGTGGGCGATATCGAACTCGGCGGCGCACGCATCCGCAAGGGTGAGGGAATCGTTCTCGCCATCCCCGCCGCCAACCACGACGAGTCGGTCTACCCCGGCGCCGAGCGGCTCGACATCCACCGCGACGCCGCAGGTCACCTCGCTTTCGGCTTCGGCCCCCACCTGTGCCCGGGCGCCTCGCTGGCCCGCATGGAACTGGAGGTCTGCCTCAGCCGGCTCTTCGCCCGCTTCCCCGCGCTGCGCCTGGCCGTGCCGGTCGAGGACGTCCGCTTCCGCCAGAACACCCTGGTCTACGGCCTGGAGGAGCTCCCCGTCACCTGGTGA
- a CDS encoding MFS transporter, whose amino-acid sequence MTTEAEPTGRAAESAPATDHGETGGKPAWGALLVVLLGLFIANIDFFIVNVAIPSLQRDMHATSAEIQLVAATFNIGLSAMLITGGRLGDLYGRRKVFAIGLALFALASLACGIAPNMPELIAARAVQGAAAALVIPQVLGILTTAYTGKARVAAFNAYGITMGASAVFGQLIGGLLIKADLFGWDWRTIFLINAPIGAVVLLLTPKVVPESRAEGRTGLDWTGVVLVTAGLTAIVLPLVQGREQGWPAWTWECLVAAVPLLAAFWWTQRRKAARDGSPLVHPSLFADRAFGVGVVSLLVFFAAMASFFLVLALYLQEGRGVSALKSGLLFMPLGLGFFLGSAQSPKVAAKLGKQVLALGAVLQAVGNLGLAETAWHLDSTGNVAWCIPAMVVAGLGMGFVIAPLASLVLAGVAPQHAAAASGVFSTAQEMGNAIGIAVLGVVFFGVAGSHVSAHSYAHAFSVGLLVQAGICVLVACLVQLLPRPAAAEAGPVPAPEAAPAV is encoded by the coding sequence ATGACCACCGAAGCGGAACCGACCGGCAGAGCTGCCGAGTCCGCGCCGGCAACGGACCACGGGGAAACCGGCGGCAAGCCCGCCTGGGGTGCTCTCCTCGTGGTGTTGCTCGGCCTGTTCATCGCCAACATCGACTTCTTCATCGTCAATGTGGCCATCCCCTCCCTCCAGCGGGACATGCACGCCACCAGCGCCGAGATCCAGCTGGTGGCGGCGACCTTCAACATCGGCCTGTCCGCCATGCTCATCACCGGCGGCCGGCTCGGCGACCTGTACGGCCGCCGCAAGGTGTTCGCCATCGGCCTGGCCCTGTTCGCGCTGGCCTCGCTGGCCTGCGGCATCGCGCCGAACATGCCCGAGCTGATCGCGGCCCGCGCCGTGCAGGGTGCCGCGGCCGCGCTGGTGATCCCGCAGGTCCTCGGCATCCTGACCACCGCCTACACGGGCAAGGCCAGGGTCGCCGCGTTCAACGCGTACGGCATCACGATGGGCGCCTCCGCCGTGTTCGGCCAGCTGATCGGCGGTCTGCTGATCAAGGCCGACCTCTTCGGCTGGGACTGGCGGACCATCTTCCTGATCAACGCCCCGATCGGCGCCGTCGTCCTGCTGCTCACCCCGAAGGTGGTCCCCGAGTCCCGCGCGGAGGGCCGTACGGGCCTCGACTGGACCGGTGTCGTGCTGGTGACCGCCGGCCTGACGGCCATCGTGCTGCCGCTGGTCCAGGGCCGCGAGCAGGGCTGGCCGGCCTGGACGTGGGAGTGCCTGGTGGCGGCCGTGCCGCTGCTGGCCGCGTTCTGGTGGACGCAGCGCCGCAAGGCCGCCCGGGACGGATCGCCGCTGGTCCACCCGAGCCTGTTCGCGGACCGCGCGTTCGGCGTCGGCGTCGTCTCCCTGCTGGTGTTCTTCGCCGCGATGGCCTCCTTCTTCCTGGTCCTCGCGCTGTACCTCCAGGAGGGCCGGGGCGTGTCCGCGCTCAAGTCCGGTCTGCTGTTCATGCCGCTCGGCCTCGGCTTCTTCCTCGGCTCCGCGCAGTCGCCCAAGGTCGCCGCCAAGCTCGGCAAGCAGGTGCTCGCCCTCGGCGCGGTGCTCCAGGCCGTGGGCAACCTGGGCCTGGCCGAAACCGCATGGCACCTGGACAGCACCGGGAACGTCGCCTGGTGCATTCCGGCCATGGTCGTGGCCGGTCTCGGCATGGGCTTCGTGATCGCCCCGCTCGCCTCGCTGGTCCTGGCCGGGGTCGCCCCGCAGCACGCGGCCGCCGCGTCCGGGGTGTTCTCCACGGCCCAGGAGATGGGCAACGCGATCGGCATCGCCGTACTCGGCGTGGTCTTCTTCGGGGTCGCCGGATCGCATGTCTCCGCGCACTCCTACGCACACGCCTTCAGCGTCGGACTGCTGGTCCAGGCGGGGATCTGCGTCCTGGTCGCCTGCCTGGTGCAGCTGCTGCCCCGGCCGGCGGCGGCCGAAGCGGGGCCGGTGCCGGCCCCCGAGGCGGCACCGGCCGTCTGA